A stretch of Polypterus senegalus isolate Bchr_013 chromosome 3, ASM1683550v1, whole genome shotgun sequence DNA encodes these proteins:
- the LOC120525424 gene encoding C-C chemokine receptor type 6-like produces MESNYSEDYYDYTNYSFDSTESNNSPCKMSEINEIVYNIIVYIYIIISLLGFVGNSLVIITYACYKKSKSMTDMFLLNVAIADILFVISLPLEVIHVKYSWIMGNFPCKLLKGMYSINLYSGMLLLACIGTDRYVAIVQAKRSFNLRSIAWFYSLIVCLVVWIFAVAVSMPTFIFTKSIPLKNSTVCENSFPTLHAVTLKTVIPSLQISVGFFLPLFVMIFCYSRIICTLSRTRNLQRHKAVRVVMAVMVTFILCHLPYNIALLFDITKKFNTNSICEEQRTLVKTIIIAKCLASFHACLNPILYAFIGVKFRSHFCKIMKDICCLHKRFMPDRQTSPVTTDGFISRKSSGMVDINSASSFTM; encoded by the coding sequence ATGGAATCAAATTACAGTGAAGATTACTATGATTATACAAATTATTCTTTTGATAGCACTGAATCCAACAACTCACCTTGTAAAATGAGTGAGATCAATGAAATAGTTTACAATATAAtagtttacatttatattattatttctctCCTGGGCTTTGTAGGCAATAGTTTGGTGATAATAACCTATGCCTGTTATAAGAAGTCCAAGTCTATGACAGACATGTTTCTCCTCAATGTAGCAATAGCAGATATACTGTTTGTCATTTCGCTTCCACTTGAGGTGATACATGTCAAGTACAGCTGGATCATGGGGAATTTCCCCTGCAAGCTACTCAAAGGCATGTACAGTATCAATCTGTACAGCGGCATGTTGCTACTTGCTTGCATAGGTACTGACCGTTATGTTGCCATTGTTCAAGCAAAGAGGTCTTTTAACCTCCGCTCAATCGCATGGTTCTACAGCCTAATAGTTTGTCTGGTGGTCTGGATTTTTGCAGTTGCTGTGTCTATGCCTACTTTCATCTTTACTAAAAGCATACCATTAAAAAACTCTACAGTCTGTGAAAATAGCTTTCCTACGTTACATGCTGTCACTTTAAAAACTGTCATCCCATCTTTACAGATTTCAGTAGGGTTCTTCCTACCTCTTTTCGTCATGATCTTCTGCTATTCCAGAATAATTTGTACTCTTAGCCGCACCCGCAACTTGCAGAGGCACAAGGCGGTGCGTGTTGTCATGGCAGTGATGGTGACTTTCATTTTATGCCATCTTCCTTACAACATTGCCCTTTTGTTTGacattacaaaaaaatttaatACCAATTCCATCTGCGAAGAACAAAGGACACTTGTTAAGACTATTATTATTGCTAAGTGTTTAGCGTCTTTCCATGCTTGTCTAAATCCAATTCTCTATGCATTTATTGGAGTGAAATTCCGAAGCCATTTCTGCAAGATAATGAAGGACATTTGCTGCCTACACAAAAGATTTATGCCTGACAGGCAAACATCTCCAGTTACCACAGATGGCTTCATTTCCAGAAAGAGTTCGGGGATGGTTGATATAAACAGTGCATCGTCATTTACCATGTAG